A portion of the Edaphobacter bradus genome contains these proteins:
- the rpsI gene encoding 30S ribosomal protein S9: MADLVQYYGTGRRKSSIARVFLRPGSGKFTVNKKDVDVYFVTAQQRAAAKRSLGINDIGETFDVVTTVRGGGVMGQADAVKLGIARALMEFNPELRKALKTEGLVTRDSRAKERKKYGQKGARARFQFSKR, encoded by the coding sequence ATGGCAGATCTCGTCCAGTACTACGGAACCGGCCGCCGCAAGTCTTCGATTGCGCGCGTTTTTCTGCGCCCCGGCAGCGGCAAATTCACCGTCAACAAGAAGGACGTCGACGTTTACTTTGTGACCGCGCAGCAGCGCGCGGCGGCGAAGCGTTCGCTCGGCATCAACGACATCGGCGAGACCTTTGACGTTGTCACCACGGTTCGTGGCGGCGGCGTGATGGGGCAGGCGGACGCTGTCAAGCTCGGCATCGCCCGTGCGCTGATGGAGTTCAACCCCGAACTGCGCAAGGCGCTGAAGACGGAGGGTCTGGTGACCCGCGATTCGCGCGCCAAGGAGCGCAAGAAGTACGGCCAGAAGGGCGCCCGCGCCCGCTTCCAGTTCTCGAAGCGCTAG
- the rpsB gene encoding 30S ribosomal protein S2, which yields MANITMKELLEAGVHFGHQTKRWNPKMKEYIFGERNGIYIIDLQKTLKMFKEASKFVTDLTASGKLILFVGTKRQAQDAVAEEANRAGMPYINSRWLGGLLTNWVTVQKSVKRLQELDDMSTDGRYELLTKKEVIKLERERKHLSTNLAGIKSMKRLPDAIFVIDSNNEAIAVSEARKLGIPVVAVVDTNCDPTVVDYVIPGNDDALRAIRLFTTKIADSAAEGVQMVSERAFASEVSDVVPTEVGPEHVGEAGELPEIHSSASIADEDEDDSVDLEAVLGGNIRKAPAAAAADEPESAVADTGA from the coding sequence TTGGCAAACATTACGATGAAAGAGCTGCTCGAAGCTGGCGTTCACTTCGGGCATCAGACGAAGCGCTGGAACCCCAAGATGAAGGAGTACATCTTCGGCGAGCGCAATGGAATTTACATTATTGACCTGCAGAAGACGCTGAAGATGTTCAAGGAAGCGTCGAAGTTTGTGACCGACCTGACGGCTTCGGGCAAGCTGATCCTGTTTGTGGGCACGAAGCGCCAGGCGCAGGATGCGGTTGCCGAAGAGGCAAACCGCGCGGGTATGCCGTACATCAACAGCCGCTGGCTGGGCGGTCTGCTGACGAACTGGGTTACGGTGCAGAAGTCAGTGAAGCGCCTGCAGGAACTCGACGATATGTCGACCGACGGCCGGTATGAGTTGCTGACGAAGAAGGAAGTGATCAAGCTCGAGCGCGAGCGCAAGCACCTTTCGACGAATCTCGCCGGTATCAAGAGCATGAAGCGGCTGCCGGACGCGATCTTCGTGATCGACTCGAACAACGAGGCGATCGCGGTGTCGGAGGCCCGCAAGCTGGGCATTCCGGTCGTGGCTGTGGTCGATACGAACTGCGATCCTACGGTGGTCGATTACGTGATCCCGGGCAACGACGACGCTCTGCGCGCGATCCGGCTGTTCACGACGAAGATCGCAGACTCGGCTGCCGAGGGCGTGCAGATGGTCTCTGAGCGTGCATTCGCTTCGGAGGTCTCCGACGTCGTTCCGACCGAGGTTGGTCCTGAGCACGTGGGTGAGGCGGGCGAACTACCTGAGATTCACTCGTCTGCCAGCATCGCCGATGAAGATGAAGACGACAGCGTCGACCTGGAAGCTGTACTGGGCGGCAACATTCGCAAGGCACCGGCTGCTGCGGCTGCTGACGAGCCGGAGAGCGCCGTCGCCGATACCGGAGCCTAG
- a CDS encoding translation elongation factor Ts — protein MSETAVKIDAKLVKELREKSGAPMGDCLKALQEAKGDMEEAFVVLRKRGMASAAKKASRSTNEGSVGTYIHAGGKIGVLLELNCESDFVARTTDFQELLRDIAMHIAATDPRYVRKEDVTEADLAREKDIYRAQALATGKKPEFVEKIVEGKMSKFYEEVCLLEQPFIKEQTHTISQIIAAKIAKLGENISVRRFARFKVGDPNWTVATTAQSAAEEAQA, from the coding sequence ATGTCTGAGACCGCTGTAAAGATTGATGCAAAACTCGTGAAGGAGCTCCGCGAAAAGTCGGGCGCACCGATGGGCGACTGCCTGAAGGCGCTGCAGGAGGCGAAGGGCGACATGGAAGAGGCATTTGTCGTTCTGCGCAAGCGCGGCATGGCGTCGGCCGCCAAGAAGGCCTCGCGCTCGACCAACGAGGGCTCGGTGGGAACGTACATCCACGCGGGCGGCAAGATCGGCGTGCTGCTGGAGCTGAACTGCGAGTCGGACTTCGTGGCCCGCACGACGGACTTCCAGGAGCTGCTGCGCGACATCGCGATGCACATTGCTGCGACCGACCCGCGCTACGTCCGCAAGGAGGACGTGACGGAGGCCGATCTGGCCAGGGAGAAGGACATCTACCGGGCCCAAGCTTTAGCTACTGGCAAGAAGCCGGAGTTCGTCGAGAAGATCGTGGAGGGCAAGATGAGCAAGTTCTACGAGGAGGTCTGCCTTCTCGAGCAGCCGTTCATCAAGGAGCAGACGCACACGATCTCGCAGATTATCGCGGCCAAGATCGCCAAGCTCGGCGAGAACATCAGCGTGCGCAGGTTTGCGCGCTTCAAGGTGGGCGATCCTAACTGGACCGTCGCTACTACCGCGCAGAGCGCCGCAGAGGAAGCCCAGGCGTAG
- the pyrH gene encoding UMP kinase: MYKRILLKISGEALAAGRGFGIDAIFIHKVAEEIAGVHALGCEVGIVVGGGNFFRGVAQQAIDMDRVAADHMGMLSTVINGIALQDAIEKRGLHCRVMSAIEMHEVSEPYIRRRAIRHLEKGRIVVFAAGTGNPFFSTDTAAALRAMEIKADILLKATSVDGIYSADPKKDSTATRFPQITYNDILRLNLGVMDTTAVSLCRDNNMPMMVFSMREQGNIVRVVSGEKLGSLVTA, from the coding sequence ATGTACAAGAGAATCCTTCTCAAGATCTCCGGAGAAGCCCTGGCCGCGGGTCGCGGTTTTGGCATTGACGCAATTTTTATTCACAAAGTCGCCGAAGAGATTGCAGGCGTTCATGCTCTCGGGTGCGAGGTCGGCATCGTCGTTGGCGGCGGCAACTTCTTTCGCGGCGTCGCGCAGCAGGCCATTGATATGGACCGCGTTGCGGCCGATCACATGGGAATGCTTTCGACGGTGATCAATGGAATCGCCCTGCAGGACGCGATCGAGAAGCGCGGGTTACACTGCCGCGTGATGTCGGCCATCGAGATGCACGAGGTGAGCGAGCCTTATATTCGCCGGCGCGCGATCCGGCACCTTGAGAAGGGCCGCATTGTGGTGTTTGCCGCAGGTACAGGGAACCCGTTTTTCTCGACCGACACGGCGGCTGCTCTGCGGGCGATGGAGATCAAGGCGGACATTCTGTTGAAGGCGACTTCGGTGGACGGCATCTACTCGGCCGACCCGAAGAAGGATTCTACGGCGACACGGTTTCCGCAGATCACGTACAACGACATTCTCCGGTTGAACCTGGGTGTGATGGATACGACGGCGGTTTCGCTATGTCGCGATAACAATATGCCAATGATGGTCTTCAGCATGCGCGAGCAGGGCAATATCGTTCGTGTTGTCAGTGG